In a genomic window of Phacochoerus africanus isolate WHEZ1 chromosome 6, ROS_Pafr_v1, whole genome shotgun sequence:
- the EPPK1 gene encoding epiplakin isoform X2, giving the protein MNGHASSLDVLVTNGTELAAVPKSVKATLGADAPSEPQAQAPASAQARGIAGVYVEASGQAQSLYAAMKQGLLPFGLGLALLEAQAATGGLVDPAQGRPLLVSEALQQGLVGLELKEKLLAAERAVTGYPDPYGGERLALFQAIGKEVVGRALGWSWLEAQLATGGLVDPIRGGRVAPELACQQGLLDQETWRGLTELRPGSSAPGFLDPNTLEELPYRELLGRCVRAPGSGLALLPLKTTFRTLSGAVSLAELLEVGILDPGTTRGLREGGLAVQDVSARAEVQRYLQGTGGMAGVVLLPAGHKKSFFQAAAEHLLPAGATLPLLEAQAATCTLVDPATGRQLCVDEAVRAGLVGPELHRQLLAAEQAVMGYPDPFSGTRIPLFQAMKKGLVDRPLALRLLDAQLATGGLVCPTRRLRLPLEAALRFGCLDEETQQHLSQAAGFSDPGTQESLSYGQLLARCVTDPETGLAFLPVSAGSLGEEPRGPPFIEHSTRQALRAATATISVGKFRGRPVSLWELLFSEAVPVEQRVTLTQQHKDGALSVDEVAAALRATLEQAAASARPTFPGLRVPVTPGELLTAEIIDQDVFEQLERGQATAQDVGSLDSVQRYLQGTGCIAGVLPPGSQEPLGIREACGKGLLRPGTALILLEAQAATGFIIDPKENRRYSVEEALRAGVIGPEMFEKLLSAERAVTGYTDPYTGEQISLFQAMKKDLIVREHGIRLLEAQIATGGVIDPVRSHRVPVAVAYQRGYFDEEMSRVLEDPSDDTKGFFDPNTHENLTYMQLLERCVRDPDTGLFLLPLTSSRPQLVDGATRQAFQNLLILVKFGRFRGQKVSAWDLLNSEYFSEAARRRLLQRYRLRQVSLEEISEVLEREMERWADITLPALRGRVTAYQLLEARIIDQELLARVLAGAVSPEALLRMDQVRRYLHGSGAVGGVLLQPSNRRLSLYQAMKQKLLGPGVALALLEAQAATGAITDACSLEAVSVDEAVRRELVGPELCGRLRQAEDAVTGLQDPFSGKRVSLFQAMRKGLVPVEQAVRLLDAQVATGGVIDPTGHHHLPMPVAIQRGCVDQDMELALSSCEPFPTLDGRGHTSYAQLLEQCVRDEASGLHLLPLSESAPAVPTDEQLQETLQATRGEDGTSVWELLGSCHFTEEQRRAFLEDFRVGKSTAQQLLEALQRGLREAELLARARVALPGPRGEVPAVWLLDAGVITQETLAALVQGVWSPTEVARQPGVQACLWGTGCVAGVLLPSGAKASIAQAVRDGLLPVGLGQRLLEAQVASGSLIDPLTSQRLSVEGAVKAGLVAGALSERLRHVERVVAGYTDPYSGGSLSLWQAVEKGLVPQTEGFPLLQAQLATGGAMHPGHGVHLPQAAACRLGLLDERTSTRLTSTEDDVKFFFDPSARDRVTYEQLKERCVLDANTGLWLLPVPQDVALAVDEHTAVALRAMKVPVGAGRFRGLSVSLWDLLHSEYVGAQRRQELAVLCQSGRATALRQVVREVTSLVEASEAQPSKATFRGLRKQVSASDLFLSQLIDKKTLDELNQGRKSVREVTAMDGVRRFLEGGNFIAGVLVQSTKEKMSISEALRRHILRPGTALVLLEAQAATGFLIDPVENRKLTVQEAFEAGMFGRETYQKLLSAERAVTGYTDPYTGEQISLFQAMKKDLIVREHGIRLLEAQIATGGVIDPVRSHRVPVAVAYQRGYFDEEMSRVLEDPSDDTKGFFDPNTHENLTYMQLLERCVEDPETGLFLLQVVKEGEPYVYIDEATRQALRDRTARVPVGSFADQTVSLWDLLCSRYFTEERKRALVQEYRAQKLSLEDLLGIITSTVRDAEAKNQALKVAGTGGEATAAEPFHSGAVDKGTLDPMAEAEAGGPGRGSLPHVRARLEGSGCIAGVTTPTAQEVMGIYDASRKGLLPPEVAAQLLEAQAATGFMLDPCRQQRFSVHEAVAAGLVGEELQERLLSAETAAKGYPDPETGHTISLFQAMKRKLVKGDWALRLLEVQVATGGLVDSEHHHRLPLDEAYRRGHLHPDTYPLIADQKCMNKRFVDPSRREKVTYQELQERSHRQESTGWALLPLLSNQEDDALIDEATRRALDAEQVEVTVGRFKGQRPTVWDLLNSEYVTEEKKLELVAKYKRDAKHEIEKVVKVILQIIEENEKNNQQLWFRGIRTQVTAADLFHAAVISREMLADLEAGRASVDEVQQQEPIRRYLEGTSCIAGVLVPAKDEPGRQEKMSIYQAMWKGVLRPGTALVLLEAQAATGFVIDPVRNQKLSVEEAVAAGVVGGELREKLLSAERAVTGYTDPYTGEQISLFQAMKKDLIVREHGIRLLEAQIATGGVIDPVRSHRVPVDVAYQRGYFDEEMSRVLEDPSDDTKGFFDPNTHENLTYMQLLRRCVRDPDTGLFMLQLAGPGSAVHQLGEELRAALRDARVTLGSGLLRGQSASVWELLFYREVSESQRQDLLGRYRAGSLTAQEVGAALASLLARAGAEAEAGAGAGAGAGAPLPGVPDPGAALRAATMEVRVGRLRGPAVPVWDVLASSYVSGATREQLLAQFGSGALGLPALTRRLTTIVEEAEEARGTQGPPAGHGHGDAGPAPGQGQGQGQAEAEAARALQEQTLRAATMEVRAGRFRGQPVSVWDVLSSSYLGQARRDELLAQHAAGALALPALVATLTQVIEETEERLSKVSFRGLRRQVSASELHTSGILGPETLRDLAQGTRTLQEVTEMDAVKRYLEGTSCIAGVLVPAKDEPGRQEKMSIYQAMWKGVLRPGTALVLLEAQAATGFVIDPVRNQKLSVEEAVAAGVVGGELREKLLSAERAVTGYTDPYTGEQISLFQAMKKDLIVREHGIRLLEAQIATGGVIDPVRSHRVPVDVAYQRGYFDEEMSRVLEDPSDDTKGFFDPNTHENLTYMQLLQRATRDPDTGLLFLSLSRK; this is encoded by the coding sequence ATGAATGGCCACGCCTCTTCTCTTGACGTCCTGGTCACCAATGGCACTGAGCTGGCCGCGGTCCCCAAGTCCGTGAAGGCCACGCTGGGAGCCGACGCCCCCTCTGAGCCCCAAGCCCAGGCGCCTGCATCCGCCCAGGCCAGGGGCATTGCCGGGGTGTACGTGGAGGCCTCCGGCCAGGCCCAGAGCCTCTACGCTGCCATGAAGCAGGGTCTCCTGCCCTTTGGGCTCGGGCTGGCCCTGCTGGAAGCCCAGGCAGCCACTGGGGGCCTGGTGGACCCCGCCCAGGGCCGGCCGCTCCTTGTGTCCGAGGCCCTGCAGCAGGGCCTGGTGGGCCTGGAGCTGAAGGAGAAGCTGCTGGCTGCCGAGCGTGCCGTCACGGGTTACCCTGACCCTTACGGGGGTGAGAGACTGGCCCTCTTCCAGGCCATCGGGAAGGAGGTTGTGGGCAGGGCGCTGGGGTGGAGCTGGCTGGAGGCCCAGCTGGCCACGGGGGGCCTGGTGGACCCCATCCGGGGCGGGCGTGTGGCCCCCGAGCTAGCCTGTCAACAGGGCCTTCTGGACCAGGAGACGTGGCGCGGGCTCACGGAGCTCAGGCCCGGCTCGAGTGCCCCAGGCTTCCTGGACCCCAACACGCTGGAAGAGTTGCCATACCGCGAGCTGCTGGGCAGGTGCGTGCGGGCCCCGGGCTCGGGCCTGGCCCTGTTGCCCCTCAAGACCACTTTCCGCACCCTGAGTGGCGCGGTGAGCTTGGCCGAGCTGCTGGAGGTGGGGATCCTGGACCCGGGGACAACCCGAGGCCTGCGGGAGGGCGGGCTGGCCGTGCAGGACGTGAGTGCTCGCGCTGAGGTGCAGCGCTACCTGCAGGGCACCGGCGGCATGGCAGGGGTCGTCCTGCTGCCTGCGGGGCACAAGAAGAGCTTCTTCCAGGCCGCCGCTGAGCACCTGCTCCCCGCAGGCGCCACGCTTCCACTCCTGGAGGCTCAGGCTGCCACCTGCACGCTGGTGGACCCAGCCACTGGCCGGCAGCTCTGCGTCGACGAGGCGGTCCGGGCAGGCCTGGTTGGCCCAGAGCTCCACAGGCAGCTCCTGGCGGCAGAGCAGGCAGTGATGGGCTACCCTGACCCTTTCAGTGGCACCCGCATCCCCTTGTTCCAGGCCATGAAAAAGGGGCTGGTGGACAGGCCTCTGGCACTGAGGCTCCTGGATGCCCAGCTGGCCACAGGCGGGCTGGTGTGTCCCACCCGCAGGCTCCGGCTGCCCTTGGAGGCTGCCCTGCGCTTCGGCTGCTTGGACGAAGAGACTCAGCAGCACCTCTCGCAGGCTGCTGGCTTTTCAGACCCTGGCACGCAAGAGAGCCTCAGCTATGGGCAGCTGCTGGCCCGCTGTGTCACCGACCCGGAGACGGGGCTGGCCTTCCTGCCCGTCTCGGCAGGGAGCCTTGGGGAGGAGCCACGGGGGCCTCCGTTCATTGAGCACAGCACCCGGCAGGCCCTGAGGGCGGCCACGGCCACCATCTCTGTGGGCAAGTTCCGGGGCCGGCCCGTGTCACTCTGGGAGCTGCTCTTCTCTGAGGCGGTCCCCGTGGAGCAGAGGGTGACACTGACCCAGCAGCACAAGGACGGGGCTCTCTCAGTGGACGAGGTGGCAGCTGCACTGAGGGCCACCCTCGAGCAGGCTGCAGCCTCTGCCAGGCCTACCTTCCCGGGGCTGAGAGTCCCGGTGACTCCAGGAGAGCTGCTGACAGCCGAGATCATCGACCAGGATGTGTTCGAGCAGCTGGAACGAGGACAGGCCACGGCCCAGGACGTGGGCAGCCTGGACTCCGTGCAGAGGTACCTGCAGGGCACCGGCTGCATCGCCGGCGTCCTGCCGCCTGGGTCCCAGGAGCCCCTCGGTATTCGCGAGGCCTGTGGGAAGGGGCTTCTCAGACCCGGCACGGCCCTCATCCTGCTGGAGGCGCAGGCGGCCACCGGCTTCATCATCGACCCCAAAGAAAACAGGAGGTACTCGGTGGAGGAGGCGCTGAGAGCTGGTGTCATCGGGCCTGAGATGTTCGAGAAGCTGCTGTCGGCCGAGCGCGCCGTCACCGGCTACACGGACCCCTACACCGGGGAGCAGATCTCCCTCTTCCAGGCCATGAAGAAGGACCTCATCGTCCGCGAGCACGGCATCCGCCTGCTGGAGGCCCAGATCGCCACGGGCGGCGTCATCGACCCCGTGCGCAGCCACCGCGTGCCCGTGGCCGTGGCCTACCAGCGCGGCTACTTCGACGAGGAGATGAGCCGCGTGCTGGAGGACCCCAGCGACGACACCAAGGGCTTCTTCGACCCCAACACGCACGAGAACCTCACCTACATGCAGCTGCTGGAGCGCTGCGTGCGCGACCCGGACACGGGGCTCTTCCTGCTGCCGCTCACAAGCTCGCGGCCCCAGCTGGTGGACGGTGCCACCCGGCAGGCCTTCCAGAATCTGCTGATCTTGGTGAAGTTTGGGCGGTTCCGGGGACAGAAGGTCTCGGCGTGGGACCTCCTCAACTCGGAATACTTCAGCGAGGCAGCGCGGCGGCGGCTTTTGCAGCGCTACCGGCTGCGCCAGGTCTCGCTGGAGGAGATCTCGGAGGTgctggagagagagatggagaggtgGGCAGACATCACGCTGCCCGCGCTGCGGGGCCGGGTCACCGCCTACCAGCTCCTGGAGGCCCGCATCATCGACCAGGAGCTCCTGGCCCGGGTGCTGGCAGGGGCCGTCAGCCCCGAGGCCCTGCTCCGCATGGACCAGGTCCGCAGGTACCTGCACGGCTCGGGCGCGGTGGGCGGCGTGCTGCTGCAGCCCTCCAACCGGCGGCTCAGCCTCTACCAGGCCATGAAGCAGAAGCTGCTGGGGCCGGGTGTGGCCCTGGCTCTGCTGGAGGCCCAGGCGGCCACCGGAGCCATCACTGACGCCTGCAGCCTGGAGGCCGTGTCTGTGGACGAGGCCGTGCGCAGAGAGCTGGTGGGGCCGGAGCTCTGCGGCAGGCTGAGACAGGCCGAGGACGCGGTCACCGGCCTGCAAGACCCCTTCTCTGGGAAGAGAGTGTCCCTGTTCCAGGCCATGAGGAAGGGCCTTGTCCCTGTGGAGCAGGCTGTCCGCCTCCTGGATGCCCAGGTGGCCACGGGAGGGGTCATTGACCCCACGGGCCACCACCACCTCCCCATGCCTGTGGCCATCCAGCGGGGCTGTGTCGACCAGGACATGGAGTTGGCCTTGTCCAGCTGCGAGCCCTTCCCCACGCTGGACGGCCGGGGGCACACCAGCTATGCCCAGCTTCTGGAGCAGTGTGTGAGGGACGAGGCCTCCGGCCTTCATCTCCTGCCGCTGTCGGAAAGCGCTCCCGCAGTCCCCACAGATGAGCAGCTCCAGGAGACCCTGCAGGCCACTCGGGGAGAGGATGGCACATCCGTCTGGGAGCTTCTGGGCTCCTGCCACTTCACTGAGGAGCAGCGGAGGGCCTTCCTGGAGGACTTCAGGGTGGGGAAGTCCACGGCACAGCAGCTGCTGGAGGCTCTGCAGAGGGGGCTGCGGGAGGCAGAGCTCCTGGCGCGGGCCCGCGTCGCACTGCCTGGCCCACGGGGTGAGGTTCCTGCCGTCTGGCTGCTGGATGCTGGCGTCATCACCCAGGAGACCCTGGCAGCACTGGTCCAGGGTGTGTGGTCACCCACAGAGGTCGCCAGGCAGCCTGGGGTGCAGGCCTGCTTGTGGGGCACGGGGTGCGTGGCCGGGGTGCTGCTGCCCTCGGGCGCCAAGGCGAGCATTGCCCAGGCTGTGAGGGACGGCCTCCTGCCTGTgggcctggggcagaggctgCTGGAGGCCCAGGTGGCGTCTGGCTCTCTCATCGACCCTCTGACCAGCCAGAGGCTCTCAGTGGAAGGTGCCGTCAAGGCCGGCCTAGTGGCCGGGGCCCTGAGTGAGCGGCTCCGGCATGTGGAGAGGGTGGTGGCTGGGTACACGGACCCCTACTCGGGGGGCTCCCTCTCACTGTGGCAGGCTGTGGAGAAGGGGCTGGTGCCCCAGACCGAGGGCTTCCCCCTCCTGCAGGCACAGCTGGCCACGGGGGGCGCCATGCACCCTGGCCACGGGGTTCACCTGCCCCAGGCGGCAGCCTGCAGGCTCGGCCTGCTGGATGAACGGACGAGCACAAGGCTGACCTCGACAGAGGATGACGTCAAGTTCTTCTTTGACCCCAGTGCACGGGACAGAGTGACATACGAGCAGCTCAAGGAGCGCTGTGTCCTGGACGCCAACACTGGCCTGTGGCTGCTGCCAGTCCCTCAGGACGTGGCCCTAGCGGTGGACGAGCACACGGCGGTGGCCCTGAGGGCCATGAAGGTGCCCGTAGGCGCGGGGAGGTTCAGAGGGCTCAGCGTGTCGCTGTGGGACCTGCTGCACTCCGAGTACGTCGGGGCCCAGAGGCGGCAGGAGCTGGCGGTGCTCTGCCAGTCCGGAAGGGCCACAGCCCTGCGGCAGGTGGTCCGTGAGGTCACCTCCCTGGTTGAGGCCTCAGAGGCACAGCCCTCGAAGGCCACCTTCAGAGGGCTCCGGAAACAGGTGTCCGCCAGCGACCTGTTCCTGTCCCAGCTGATCGACAAGAAGACGCTGGATGAGCTGAATCAGGGGAGGAAGTCGGTGCGGGAGGTGACAGCCATGGACGGGGTGAGACGCTTCTTGGAAGGAGGCAATTTCATCGCCGGGGTCCTTGTCCAGAGCACGAAGGAGAAGATGAGCATCTCAGAGGCCCTGAGGAGGCACATCCTGCGGCCCGGCACGGCCCTGGTGCTGCTGGAGGCGCAGGCGGCCACCGGCTTCCTCATCGACCCCGTGGAGAACCGGAAGCTGACTGTGCAGGAGGCGTTTGAGGCGGGGATGTTTGGCAGAGAAACCTACCAGAAGCTTCTGTCGGCCGAGCGCGCCGTCACCGGCTACACGGACCCCTACACCGGGGAGCAGATCTCCCTCTTCCAGGCCATGAAGAAGGACCTCATCGTCCGCGAGCACGGCATCCGCCTGCTGGAGGCCCAGATCGCCACGGGCGGCGTCATCGACCCCGTGCGCAGCCACCGCGTGCCCGTGGCCGTGGCCTACCAGCGCGGCTACTTCGACGAGGAGATGAGCCGCGTGCTGGAGGACCCCAGCGACGACACCAAGGGCTTCTTCGACCCCAACACGCACGAGAACCTCACCTACATGCAGCTGCTGGAGCGCTGCGTGGAGGACCCCGAGACGGGGCTCTTCCTGCTCCAAGTCGTAAAGGAAGGAGAACCCTATGTGTACATCGACGAAGCCACGAGGCAGGCTCTGCGAGACAGAACCGCCAGGGTGCCCGTGGGGAGCTTCGCGGATCAGACCGTCTCTCTGTGGGACCTGCTGTGCTCTCGGTACTTCacggaggaaaggaagagagcgCTTGTCCAGGAGTACAGAGCCCAGAAGCTGAGCCTGGAGGACCTGCTGGGAATCATCACCTCCACCGTCCGAGACGCAGAAGCGAAGAACCAGGCCCTCAAGGTGGCGGGCACCGGTGGGGAGGCGACCGCCGCGGAGCCGTTCCACTCGGGAGCCGTCGATAAAGGGACGCTGGACCCGATGGCCGAGGCGGAGGCCGGGGGGCCAGGCCGCGGCAGCCTGCCGCACGTGAGGGCCCGTCTGGAAGGCAGCGGCTGCATTGCAGGGGTGACCACGCCCACGGCCCAGGAGGTGATGGGCATCTATGACGCCAGCAGGAAAGGCCTGCTCCCGCCAGAGGTTGCGGCTCAGCTCCTGGAAGCGCAGGCGGCCACGGGGTTCATGCTGGACCCCTGCCGCCAGCAGAGGTTCTCTGTGCACGAGGCTGTGGCCGCCGGGCTCGTGGGGGAAGAGCTGCAGGAAAGGCTCCTGAGCGCTGAGACGGCCGCCAAAGGCTACCCCGACCCAGAAACAGGACACACCATCTCGCTGTtccaggccatgaaaagaaagcTAGTGAAAGGGGACTGGGCGCTGAGGCTGCTCGAGGTGCAGGTGGCCACGGGGGGCCTTGTGGACTCAGAGCACCACCACCGGCTTCCACTGGACGAGGCCTACAGACGGGGCCATCTGCACCCCGACACTTACCCACTCATTGCGGATCAGAAGTGCATGAATAAGAGGTTTGTGGATCCCAGCAGGCGTGAGAAAGTGACCTATCAGGAGCTGCAAGAGAGGAGCCACAGGCAGGAGAGCACAGGCTGGGCCCTGCTCCCCTTACTCAGTAACCAAGAAGACGATGCGCTGATAGACGAGGCAACGAGAAGGGCCCTCGACGCCGAGCAAGTGGAGGTCACAGTGGGAAGATTCAAGGGCCAGAGGCCAACGGTCTGGGACTTGCTGAACTCAGAATATGTGACCGAAGAGAAGAAGCTTGAGTTGGTAGCAAAATACAAAAGAGATGCCAAACACGAAATAGAAAAGGTCGTAAAGGTTATTCTACAAATCAttgaagagaatgagaagaacaaccagcagctgtggttcagaggCATCAGGACACAGGTAACGGCCGCAGACCTCTTCCACGCAGCCGTCATCAGCAGGGAGATGCTGGCGGACCTGGAAGCGGGGCGAGCCTCCGTGGACGAAGTCCAACAGCAAGAACCGATCCGGCGCTACCTGGAGGGCACCAGCTGCATCGCGGGCGTGCTGGTGCCGGCCAAGGACGAGCCCGGGCGCCAGGAGAAGATGAGCATCTACCAGGCCATGTGGAAGGGCGTCCTGCGGCCCGGCACGGCCCTGGTGCTGCTGGAGGCGCAGGCGGCCACCGGCTTCGTCATCGACCCCGTGCGCAACCAGAAGCTGTCCGTGGAGGAGGCGGTGGCCGCGGGCGTGGTGGGCGGCGAGCTGCGGGAGAAGCTGCTGTCGGCCGAGCGCGCCGTCACCGGCTACACGGACCCCTACACCGGGGAGCAGATCTCCCTCTTCCAGGCCATGAAGAAGGACCTCATCGTCCGCGAGCACGGCATCCGCCTGCTGGAGGCCCAGATCGCCACGGGCGGCGTCATCGACCCCGTGCGCAGCCACCGCGTGCCCGTGGACGTGGCCTACCAGCGCGGCTACTTCGACGAGGAGATGAGCCGCGTGCTGGAGGACCCCAGCGACGACACCAAGGGCTTCTTCGACCCCAACACGCACGAGAACCTCACCTACATGCAGCTGCTGCGCCGCTGCGTGCGCGACCCGGACACGGGGCTCTTCATGCTGCAGCTGGCCGGCCCGGGCTCCGCCGTGCACCAGCTGGGCGAGGAGCTGCGCGCCGCCCTGCGTGACGCCCGCGTGACGCTGGGCTCGGGCCTCCTCCGGGGCCAGAGCGCCTCCGTCTGGGAGCTCCTCTTCTACCGGGAGGTGTCCGAGAGCCAGCGGCAGGACCTGCTGGGCCGGTACCGGGCGGGCTCGCTGACCGCGCAGGAGGTGGGCGCCGCCCTCGCCTCGCTGCTGGCCCGGGCCGGGGCCGAGGCggaggccggggccggggccggggcgggggcgggggccccGCTCCCCGGTGTCCCCGACCCTGGGGCGGCCCTGCGTGCCGCCACCATGGAGGTCCGGGTGGGCCGCCTGCGGGGGCCCGCGGTGCCCGTGTGGGACGTGCTGGCGTCCAGCTACGTGAGCGGCGCCACGCGggagcagctgctggcccagTTCGGTTCGGGGGCGCTGGGCTTGCCCGCGCTGACCCGCAGGCTGACCACCATCGTCGAGGAGGCCGAGGAGGCCCGCGGGACCCAGGGCCCGCCGGCGGGCCACGGCCACGGCGACGCGGGCCCCGCTccgggccagggccagggccagggccaggccgAGGCCGAGGCCGCCCGGGCCCTCCAGGAGCAGACCCTGCGGGCCGCCACCATGGAGGTGCGGGCCGGGCGGTTCCGCGGGCAGCCGGTCTCCGTGTGGGACGTCCTCTCCTCCTCCTACCTGGGCCAGGCCCGCCGGGACGAGCTCCTGGCCCAGCACGCGGCCGGCGCCCTGGCCCTGCCCGCCCTGGTCGCCACCCTCACCCAGGTCATCGAGGAGACGGAGGAGCGGCTGAGCAAGGTGTCCTTCCGGGGCCTGAGGCGCCAGGTGTCCGCGTCCGAGCTGCACACGTCCGGGATCCTGGGCCCCGAGACCCTGCGTGACCTGGCCCAGGGCACCAGGACCCTGCAGGAGGTGACGGAGATGGACGCGGTGAAGCGCTACCTGGAGGGCACCAGCTGCATCGCGGGCGTGCTGGTGCCGGCCAAGGACGAGCCCGGGCGCCAGGAGAAGATGAGCATCTACCAGGCCATGTGGAAGGGCGTCCTGCGGCCCGGCACGGCCCTGGTGCTGCTGGAGGCGCAGGCGGCCACCGGCTTCGTCATCGACCCCGTGCGCAACCAGAAGCTGTCCGTGGAGGAGGCGGTGGCCGCGGGCGTGGTGGGCGGCGAGCTGCGGGAGAAGCTGCTGTCGGCCGAGCGCGCCGTCACCGGCTACACGGACCCCTACACCGGGGAGCAGATCTCCCTCTTCCAGGCCATGAAGAAGGACCTCATCGTCCGCGAGCACGGCATCCGCCTGCTGGAGGCCCAGATCGCCACGGGCGGCGTCATCGACCCCGTGCGCAGCCACCGCGTGCCCGTGGACGTGGCCTACCAGCGCGGCTACTTCGACGAGGAGATGAGCCGCGTGCTGGAGGACCCCAGCGACGACACCAAGGGCTTCTTCGACCCCAACACGCACGAGAACCTCACCTAC